Within Zonotrichia leucophrys gambelii isolate GWCS_2022_RI unplaced genomic scaffold, RI_Zleu_2.0 Scaffold_219_84121, whole genome shotgun sequence, the genomic segment gccccccccccaaatttcgggGCCCCCCCCGGACCCACCCGGCTCCTgcggggggggcggcggcgctgTCGCGATAGAGATCGCGATACtgcgggggggggggagggggcggagAGCGCGGATTGGCTGCGGCGGCcgcgcccctcccccacccccgcccccacccccccaatgcggcaccggggggggggggaggggaccCCGAAATGGGGAACCCCGAAAGGGGACCCGGAAATGGGAAAATGCCGGAAATGAACCCGAAAATGGGAACCCCGAAAatgagaaaccccaaaaatgagaaaTCCCGAAAATGAGAAACCCCGAAAATGAGAAATCCCGAAAacgggaaaccccaaaaatggggatcctaaaatgggaccccaaaaatgggaaaccccaaaaagggaccCAAAAATGAACCCCGAAATGGGACCAAAAAGGGACCCCGAAATCCTAAaaatgaaccccaaaaattaaaaatgccaaaaaataaaaaaccccaaaaatgggatccTAAAATGGGAGCccaaaaatgaacccaaaaagGGACCCCGAAAATGGAAAacctcaaaaattaaaaacctcgaaaatgaacccaaaaatggggaaccccaaaaatgggaaaccccaaaaatgggaaattcaaaaatgaacccaaaaagggacctgaaaatgagaaatcccaaaaatgaaCCCCAAAATGAGGATCCTAAAATGAACCCTAAAatgggaaaccccaaaaattaaaaagccaaaaccgaacccaaaaatgggatccTAAAATGggacccaaaaatgggaaaccccaaaatggaCCCGAAAATGGGAtcagaaaatgggaaatcccgaaaatgaacccaaaaatgagaaatcccaaaaatggggatCCTAAAATGGGACACCAAAAAGGGACCCCGAAATCCTAAaaatgaaccccaaaaattaaaaatccccaaaaataaaaaaccccaaaaatgggatccTAAAATGGGAGCCCAAAAacgggaaaccccaaaattggggaccccaaaaatgaacccaaaaagggaccagaaaatgagaaatcccaaaaatgaaaccaaaataacaaatcctaaaatgaacccaaaaatggggaccccaaaagggaccccaaaaatggggatcTTAAAAATGGGAGATCCCAAAAATGGACCCGAAAataggaaaccccaaaaatgagaaaCCCCTAAAAATgaacccccaaaatggggatcCTAAAaggggaaaccccaaaaatgggaaaatctaaaatgggaccccaaaagggacccccaaaatgggaaacCCAAAAAGGGACCCGAAAATGGGAAATCCCGAAatgagaaaccccaaaaatggggatcCTAAAATGGAAACCGAAAATGCAAAAATCTCAAAAAcggaccccaaaaatggggatcCTAAAAAAGGATCCcagaggggaccccaaaaatgggaacccgtaaaaatgaacccaaaaatGAACCcgaaaaattaaaaaatcccgaaaatgaacccaaaaatggggaccccaaaatgagATCCTAAAAGGGGAAACCCTAAAAGGGATCCAAAAATGGGAAACCCCAAGAATGAACCCAAAAAGGGACCcgaaaatgggaaaatcccgAAAatgaacaccccaaaaatgagaaATCCTAAAATggagacccccaaaaattcgGACCccaaaagggaccccaaaaatgggaaaccCAAAAACGAAGTCAAAAAttacaaaacccaaaaatgaaaTCCTAAAGtggggaaaccccaaaaagggaaccccaaaaaaatggagcaaaaaGGGGATCCTTAAACGGgatcccccaaaaatgggaccctaaaaatgagaaatctcaaaaatgaacccaaaaaaggaaaccccaaaaccgGAACCCTCCCAAActgggccatttttggggtccctttttggggtttcccatTTTAGgatccccatttttgggttcatttttggggtttccaattttgggattcccaatttttggaggttcccatttttggggtgatccCCATTTTTTAGGATCCAGTTTTGGGGACGAGTCTccgatttttggggttcccaagtTTTgggtttccctttttttttggcgGGTTTCCATTTTTTAGggttcccatttttggggttcccatttCGGGGTCCCAATTTCGGATCcagttttggggaggggtctccgaattttgggttcatttttggTGTTTCCCATTTTAGGATCTCATTTTTGGgtccaatttttggggttcccatttTTTGGAGTTTCCCATTTTTTTAGGGTCCCTTTTTTGGCGAGGGTTCCCcgatttttggggtcatttttggggaatccccaaatcccaaattttagCGTTAGGTGAAAATCGGAGCCGCTTTTTGCTCTGCGCGCATGCGCGGGGCGAGCCTTAACAATGACGTAATGCATTACCCATAGTAGGCGTGTCTTCTCAATGACGCAATTCATTATTCTGAGAAGGCGTGGCTTTACAATGACGTAATTCATTATGCGAAGTAGGCGTGGCTTCTCAATGATGTAATTGATTATACGGAACGGGCGTGGCTTCACAATGACGTAATTTTCAGCCGGAGTGGGCGTGGCTTCAGAGCGGAAAGAGGCGTGAATTAAACCCCAAAGTGGGCGTGGCCTCCACCTACCAAACCCCGCCCCTTCCAGGTGTGGGCGTGGCCTGGCGCCAGGTACGGGGTGGGCGTGGCCGGGGCTGTCACGTGACGCGGGGCGGGGCCTCGGGAGCGGCCCCGGAACCGGGGAAGGGACgggacaggtgagggggggggaggggcccgggggggtttgggggtcccggggggggcggggggtgctggggaggggtcggggggcggggccaggggggggtttggggggcgcGGGGGGTTTGGGCGGGGCCGGGGTGCGGCCGGGGCGTCCCAGGTGAGTTTGGGgcgggtttggggggtcccaggtgagttcggggtggatttggggggtgTCAGGTGAGTTTGGGGGCTCCCAGGTGAGTTTGGGGCggatttgggggttccaggTGATTcggtggatttggggtgtcagGTGAGTTTGGGGGCTCCCAGGTGAGTTTGGGCGGATTTGGGGGGTGTCAGGTGAGTTTGGGCTCCCGTGAGTTTGGGGCGGATTTGGGGGGTGTCAGGTGAGTTTCGGGTgagtttggggtcccaggtgaGTTTGGGGCGATTTGGGGGGTCCAGGTGATTGGGTCCAGTgagtttggggggtcccagctGAGTTTGGGCGGATTTGGGGTCCAGGAGTCTGGGGGCTCCCAGGTGAGttcagggtggatttgggggtcccggtgagtttgggggtcccaggcgagtttggggtggatttgggggtcccaggtgagTTTGGGGCGATTGGGGGTCCAGTAATTCGGGgtgatttgggggtcccaggtgagTTTGGGGCGGATTTGGGGGGTGTCAGGtgagtttgggggtcccaggtgagtttggggggtcccaggtgagttcggggaggatttgggggtcccaggtgagttggggtgaatttggaggtccaggtgagtttgggggggtcccaggagttcagggatttggggggtcccaggtgagtttggggggtcccaggtgagtttggggcagatttgggggcTCCCAGGTGAGattggggggtcccaggtgagTTCGGGGCGGAGCTGAAGGGTCCCAGGTGACATTGGGGGCCTCCCAGGTAGATTTGGGGTGGATCTCGGGTCAGGTgagtttggggcagtttgggggtcccagctAGTTTTGGGGGTGTTCGAGGGTGTTTGGAGGAGTTCTGGGGAATTTCGGGGGTCCCGGGTGATTTGGAGAGGGGGTCTGAGTGAGTTTCGGTGGGGGGTCCGGTTTGGGGATTCCGGTGTTTTGAGGGATCCCGAGGTATTTGGGGATCCCGGtgagtttgggggtcccagatgagttttgggtggatttgggggtcccaggtggattttgggggtcccgagggatttggggggtctcGGTGGTTCTGGGGTGGGTTCCAGGGGAATTTTCGGGTCCGGGTGGATTTGTGGGGGTCTAGGGGGAGttcctggggggtttgggggggtcctggtggattttgggggtctggaTGAGTTTTGGGGCGATTTGGGGGTCTGGATGATTTTggtgaggggatttggggaatttcgGGGGTCCCAGTGAATTTTAGGGGGGTCCTGGGAGGTTCTAGGGGTGTTTGGGGGGTCCAGGTGACTTTGGGGGCCTCCCAGGTAGATTTGAGGGGGTCTGGAGAGGTTTcagggggagtttgggggtccgggggattttggggtcccaggttTGTTTTGGGGCGGTCCTGGGTGGATTTTCGGGGGTCCTGGGTGGATTTGAGGGAGTTCCGGAGGAATTTCGGGGGTCTCAACTGAGTTTTGAGAGGGTcttgagggggtttgggggggtcccagatgatttggggtgcccaggggtatttttgggggtcctgatacatttggggtcccaggtgattttggggtcccaggtgtatttttggggttcaggtcTACTTTGGGGTCCCCGGCCCCCCATGGCgagccctgcctggccctggccTGCCTGCCTTGCCTGGCCAGAGTAGTacgggggatttgggggtccgggggattttggggggtcttgagggggttttgggggggtcttgGGGGATTctggaggggattttgggggtcctgggggggattttgggggatcctgggggattttggggggtcctggggggatttggggatctgggctggattttggggggtctgggggattttgggggctctTGAGGGGGTCCTGAGGAGATTTTGAGgttctgggggattttgggagtcCTGGGGGGTtggagtggattttggggggtcctgggatttagggggggtctgggggatctggagggagttttggggggtcctggggggatttcGGAGGGCtcttgaggggattttggggggtcctgaggagATTTTAGGGGTcctggggagttttgggggtcctggggggatttgagggtctggggagatttggggggtccaggttggattttgggggcgatttggggggtcctgggaaAGATTTGGGAttctgaggattttggggggtcctgggggattttgaggggtcTGAGGGTTGTGCGGGTCCCAggttggatttgggggattttgggggggtctggttTGGagtcctggggggatttgggggggttccTGGGGTcctgaggagattttgggggatcccagggggatctggaaggattttggggggtctggaggGGTcttggtgggattttggggtgtcctgggggttCTGGAGTGGATTTGGGGAATCTGGGAGGGtcttggggagattttggggggtccttggggtctggaggggattttgggggtctggaGGGTTCGGTGGGGTCCCAGCTTGGATTTGGGGGGGGtactgggggttttggggagattttggggggtctgggaggatttggggcGGGGGTgctggaggggttttggggagattttagGGGGTCTGGGacggattttggggggggtcctgTGAGaatttgggggtctggggggggttgggggattttgggggaaattttggggggctctggtgggatttggggagggtggggggtctgagaaattttgggggattttttggggtggggggttGAGGAGAATTGGGGGGGGGTCGCACCCCGGTTTTGGAGGGGGGGAGGCGTGGCCAGGACTCACCTGACAGAGGTGAGGTTGGGGGGGGgcagggaggattttgggggtcctggaggggtttgggggattttgggggtcctgggtggaTTTCGAGGGGTCCtgagagattttggggtgacctggggggggtttggggggtcctgggcagattttgggggggtcctgagggattttgggggggttttggggggtcctgggcagatttgaggggttttggggggtcctgagggattttggggggtcccgaaTGCCCCGGGACCCTCCCCCAGTgaccccccccgcccccccccagcctctcccagtataaccagtaacGGCTCCAGCAACGGCACCGCCCCCCAGCCCGGGGGGGGGCTCTCGGTCAGtgctggggggatttggggcatcctgaggggattttgaatggggtcctgggggggaactggggggtcctggggggagttttgaggggattttggggggtcctgggggggaattggggggtcctggggggattttgaggggtcctgaggggattttggggaggtttgaggggattttggggggtcctggggtggatttggggggtcctggggggattttggggggtcctggggggattttggggagatttgaggggatttggggggtcctgaggggattttggggggtcctgggggggatttggggaggtttgaggggattttggggggtcctggagggaattcagggggtcctggggggcattttgggggggcttggggtggatttgggggatcctgaggggatttggggggtccagggggggattttggggggtcctggggggcttttggggggtcctgaggggatttggggggtcctggggggatttggggggtcctggggggattttggggggggttggggggtttttggggggtcctgaggggattttgggggattctgaggggattttggggggtcttgaggggattttggggggtcctgggaggattttgggggggcttgggggggattttggggggtcctggggggattttggagggggtccttgggagaatttgggggggggtcctgaggggatttggcgggaaattgggggggggggtccttggggtggtttgggggggtcctggggtgaatttgggggcagatttggggtccctgggggtaTTTGGGGGTCACAGAGGAGATTTGGGGCGGTcttgggggcattttggggggtctgggaaaatttggggggaaattggggggggtttggggggtccctgggggtattttgggtttttttaatggggattttggggttttttagagggaattttggggttttttagtgggaattttggggttttttagtggggattttggggttttttaaatgggaattttggggttttttaatgcgaattttggggttctttaatggggatttttggggttttttagtgggaattttggggttttttaatggggattttgggggtttttagtggggattttggggttttttaatggggatttttggtttttttttaatggggattttggggttttttaatggggatttttggggttcccctgggatttgggggtgccctgaccccatgagatttgggggggttttgggggttccttGGGGAGGTTTTTTGGTTCATGGACATCTGAGGaattcagggttttttaatgggaatttttgtggtttttaatggggattttggggtattttcacggggatttttatggggatTTCGAagtttttaatgggatttttggggtccccgtaTTTCGGGGTCCCCCTGTCATTCGCAGCCCGCGGGGGTCGTGGTGCTCTCGGTGATTTtcgggggtctgggggctctggcgCTGCTGGGGGGTGGTCCCTGGGGATTTGATGATTTCTGgtggaatttgggttttttttaaggggattttCGGGATTTATGAGGATTTCGGggttttatggggattttttgggggttcccctgggatttggggctcccTGAGGGATTTtaggggtccctggggggggaggggtccttgaggagaattttggggACCTGTTGGTGTCTTTGGGAATTCGATGAGTTCTGGTGGAattgagggttttttaatggggattttggggtattttcacggggattttttgtttttaccaaGTTTTTAACGGGATTTTCGGGGTCCCCCGTATTTCGGGGTCCCCCTGCCATTCGCAGCCCGCGGGGGTCGTGGCGCTCTcggtgattttggggggtctgggggcgctggcgctgctggggggggtccctggggattCGATGATTTctggtggaatttggggggtttttaagGGGATTTTCGGGATTTATGAGGATTTCGggttttatggggattttttggggttcccctgggatttggggctcctGAGGGATTTtaggggtccctgggggggggggggtccttgaggagaattttggggACCTGTTGGTGTCTTTGGGAATTCGATGAGTTCTGGTGGaattgagggtttttttaatggggatttttgggatttttacgGGGATTTCGAAGTTTTTAACGGGATTTTCGGGGTCCCCGTATTTCGGGGTCCCCCCCTGTCATTCGCAGCCCGCGGGGGTCGTGGCGCTCTCGGTGATTTTCGGGGGTCTGGGGGCGCTGGCGCTGcggggggggggtccctggggatttggttttttaatggggatttttggggttctttaatggggatttttggggttcccctgggatttgggggtgccctgaccccatgagatttgggggtccctggggggattttggggggtccttgaGGAGGTTTTTGGGTTCATGGACATCTGAGgaattgggggttttttaatgggaatttttgtgggttttatggggattttggggtattttcacggggatttttttgtttttacgAAGTTTTTAACGGGATTTTCGGGGTCCCCCTGATTCGGGGGTCCCCCTGTCATTCGCAGCCCGCGGGGGTCGTGGCGCTCTCGGTGATTTTCGGGGGTCTGGGGGCGCTggcgctgctggggctgctcctgttgGCCGCACTGCGCCTGCGCGAGAAGCGCCGCACCGAGGGCTCGTACCGGCCGAGCCGCGAGGAGATGGGGGGGGGGGCGCGCGCGGGAGCgcccccgggccccgccccgCTGCGGCTGCCGCCGGAGGAGCGGCTCATCtgagagacccctccccaaattgggcactgagacccctccccaaattctgcATCCCTGAgacccccgggcccggccccgctgcggcTGCCGCCCGAGGAGCGGCTCATCTGagagagacccctccccaaattctgtATTGGGACCCCCGGAGGAGCGGCTCATCTGagagagacccctccccaaattctgtATTGGgacccccgggcccggccccgctgcggcTGCCGCCGGAGGAGCGGCTCATCTGagagagacccctccccaaattgggcattgggacccctccccaaattctgcatccctgagcccccccgggcccggccccgctgcggcTGCCGCCCGAGGAGCGGCTCATCTGAGAGAGACCCCAACCCAAATTGGGCattgagacccctccccaaattccgcATCCCTCATCtgagagacccctccccaaattctgcatccctgagacccctccccaaattctgcATTGAGACCCCCGGAGGAGCGGCTCATCtaagacccctccccaaattccgcATCCCTCCCCCGAATTTGGGGCTTTTctgggaccccctccccaaaattttgggggggtttgggaccATGGGAGTCGTTTTGGGGGGGCCAAAAAGGGCTGGACCCCCCCGTCTGTGACCCCCCTCAAATTTGAGGAGCACCTCatctgagacccctccccaaattccacaTCCCCCCCCGAATTTGGGGCTCTTCTGGGACCCccttcccaaattttgggggggtttgggaccATGGGAgtcattttgggggggtcctggggggggtGCAGAAGGGCTGAGACCCCCCCCCAATTTGAGGAGAGGCTCatcagggacccctccccaaaatctgggggtCATttgg encodes:
- the CRB3 gene encoding protein crumbs homolog 3, with protein sequence MTCGRGLAPASPSITSNGSSNGTAPQPGGGLSPAGVVALSVIFGGLGALALLGLLLLAALRLREKRRTEGSYRPSREEMGGGARAGAPPGPAPLRLPPEERLI